The Notolabrus celidotus isolate fNotCel1 chromosome 16, fNotCel1.pri, whole genome shotgun sequence genomic sequence attggcATTCACAGAATTATACAATAATGGTGCTAAGTGGTTACAAGTGGCATAAACAATGCAcatatgataagatacaaataatgatgataatgataataataataataataataataataataataataataataataataataataataaaaaacactaccagtcaaaagtctggaaacaccttctcattgtttgtatttattgtaatgattgtaaacactgtagattaatactgaagacatccaaactatgaaagaacatatatggaattattgaatgaataaaaaaatgttaaacaaagcagaatatgttttatattttagattctgtaaagtagccccctttttccttcatgacagctttgcacactcttggtattctctcagtctgcttcatgaagtggtctcctggactggtttctaattaacatgagccttgtcaagagttcatttgtagaatgacttgccttcttaatgtgtttgagaccatcagttgtgttgttcagaggtagggttagtacacaatggatagctctatttgacgactgttgtaatccagattatggtaaaaccagattatttcatagttttgatgtcttcagtattaatctacagtgttgaaaataattaaaataaataaataacattgaatgagaaggtgtgtccaaacttttgactggtagtgtatatccatacaaatacaaacatacatacacatccAAATTTCGAAActtaaacaaaagagaaaacagcaaaccaaacaaaaacaccatGATTTaaaccaaactttaaaaatgaagaaataagactattttcatttttttacccGGGGTACGGTTGACCTCATTGTTAAAACGTTCccttgccaaaaaaaaaacaaaactacaacTCCCAGATACAGCGGGAACCAGGAGTTAACCAATGAAAGGCAAGAGTTTGAATGACGGCACTCGCGTTGGTCTATTTATGTGTGCGCTCGGTACGGCCGCGCACAGAGGGCTCGGGACAGATCGTGTGAGAGCGGAGCACAGCATCCACAGCTCGTTGAAGGTGGGTGTGACATACAGCATCTTTTTGAAGACGATTAAAGTCTTTATTGTTAATTAAATTTTTCTGAAAGAAATGATATAGCAAATTTAAGAATGattttaaagattaaagtgAGGCAGAGTTTGATATTGTAattgaatcattatttttttttgatgtaattgccactttgttttagtgtgttggtttgtgtttgtgtggcacATGAGCTTCCAGACGGCTGTTCGTGCTCTTTGTGGTGCTCGGTGAGTCTATTGTATGGAGGGAGACGCTGGCACAGTTGGCacccacagagacagacaggcgaGGGGGTCTTTCATGTCTGTAAAAGTCTCTGTGGAGGAGATTTtcaccccttttttttttttttttttttttttgaaaacccCACTGCGCGAGAAAGCGTCTTATTCAACATTTTGGGTGGTTGCGTTACCATAAGCTCGTCTTTGTTTGCAGCTGCCCGACACGTTGCTGTCAAAAGCGCCTTTGTTTGATGCTGCTGGAGCTAACGACGTAAGAAAGCTGACTGAAAACCGAATCTTAATGAGGTTGTATTGTCCAGCGAGGACATTGTGAAGGCAGAGTCAGTACCCTTGTTCAGAAAATTCCAGACGCGGGTGTATATTTTTGCAGCACAAGGTGTGGGCATTCactaaaacctttttttaaatttggtgCAAAAAATCTTCTGCATCATGTGGAAAGCAAACCAATGAGAAATGATACTGCATTTGAAAGTTTGCATccttttattaaatattttgggAGGGGTCGTCTGATTTCAGCGACTCACACAAACCACTTGATCAAATCATGACAGCTGATGTAATCACACCATCCATTCTCATTACACatgcaacattttaaaagttgcatTCAAATGAAGCACACGGATCTTAATATCCGAGCTCTCCTTGCGTGATTAAGTCTGGTGTTTTGTACTCTTGTGTccccccttccctcctcctcttctccctcctgcGGCTCAAACACATGCTGCAAGGAACAGGTGCTCCCTGATGATCAATCTCCCCCGGATATGCTTCATTTCTGACTGATCTCATCTGAAACGCTGTTTTTTAGTTGGTATtaagcagacagagaggcagacttTTCCCCTGCACCTGGCACCACCAGCCGTACCCACCCTGATCTCAGCCTTTTGTCTCTACAAAATGTGATCCACATTAAACAGGGTGGATGGTGGCCCATTGAAAAgccctcccctccttctttttGTGAGCTGGAGCCGATCAGGTGCTCTGATTGCTTTGAATGTCACTACATCCATAAGTTAGCAGACAAACAATGGAGTGTCTTTTATGCCAGAGCCGTTTTGTTTGGATTGATGGGCGGTGGTTGCATGCAGTACTGAAAGTGGCCACAAGGGGATGGAAGTGTGCCTTGTTTTCAGCCCAGCCTGTTGGAAATGGGAGAAAACATCCGCTAGAGGTCTCACATTTCAGAGCCATCTGCTGAAATGACCAGACAATGAATCATAATCACAGTAATCTGACCTTGTGTGTCTCTTTTCCTTCAGGTAAACTGACCTGAAGCGCAGTCGTACAATGGCAACCCCTGAAGGTGAACTATTAAATCATCTCAAAAAGTctaaatgtaatgcttttatATATGTTCATTGGGTCTTAATGAATCCtcctgtttgctgtgtgttcagATATCAAGGTTAAGGAGCTTGACAAGAGGGCCTCAGGCCAAGCCTTCGAGGTCATCCTTGCTTCTCCTGCTCCTGATGCCAACTTCCCCCTGTCTCCCCCCAAATCAAAGGAGATGTCTCTGGAGGAAATTCAGAAGAAGCTGGATGCTGCAGAGGAGAGGCGCAAGGTACCAATGTCTTCAGTACAACAGATGTTTGAGTTTTGGAAACTTTTAAATCTTGCAATATATaatgtgagatgaaaatgtGACGGCTGACTCCTTTTCTTTTACCGTCGCATTTCAGAACCATGAAGCCGAGGTTCTGAAGCACCTAGCTGAGAAGCGTGAGCATGAAAAGGAGGTGCTACAGAAAGCCATGGAGGAGAACAACAACTTCAGCaagatggcagaggagaaactCAATCAGAAGATGGAGGCCAACAAAGAAAACCGCACGGCATTGATGGCAGCCATGAACGAGAAGTTCAAGGAGAAGGTTTGTGCTGATATTAAATCacagagcttgttttttttttttaaattgttatcCACCAGGAAACTGAAATTTAACCcttttaatttttccttttcttaatAGGACAAGAAGTTGGAAGAGGTACGAAAGAACAAGGAGACCAAAGAGGGCACTTCGGAAGACTAAAAGTCACCATCGGGGGATTGTACAGGGTTTTTTACGTATccaaagattgatttattttttgtttggcCAGTATTTTTGTTGTGTTCACACTACCCACCTTTTTGAAATAAATCCAAGTTCCACTTTGTGAATTTTTCAATTCTCCTCCTGCTATAAGTGTACTTGCGCTGGTTTTACATGTGGATCGTTTCCCCCACCTGTTGAGTCTAACCCATTTGATATGTAGCTTGTCAGTGCAGCTTCTGCCCTTTTTGAAATTAGCGGTGTGAACTTATCCTTTTTGAGGAAGCATGTTTCTATGCATAGCTCTTTTACCCCTGCCTATTTCATAGTGAGTTTTGAAACTTGTTCCTGTGAGCCACACCTGTTCTCGGCACttactgtatatttaaaaaaacaaacaaaaaaaaaagtagcacaAGATTTGATCAAGGCGTCGGCTGTTATCCATGCAGGTGTTTAGTGCGGCTTTGCTACCCAGGTTCTGCTAGTTTTTGCTCATGCACATGTTTTCGTGCCGCTGCTGATTCCTGGCTTTTGTAAAAATATGGAGTTGTCTTCAAAGCACATGACTTCTTGCTGTTATAGCTGTGAATTTAAACATGTCAGGACATGTGAATGGTTGCCATCTTGAACATCAGAAAACGGGGGTCTACACATGGAATGCAAAAGAGCAATACACTTTGGCATCTCAATAGATACAGTGGCTAGTTGACTTGAACTGTTGtactaaaacaaataaaaaaattgtgcAAACACTCTCACTTGCTGCTGATGTGATTCTTTAATGCACCTTTTGTTTTGGAAGTTTGTGCTGCATATGaatctgtgttttatatttatctgaCTTTAGTAACAACACTCAAACAGAAGGTATTTTTAAGTTTACACTGCACAGTCACATAAATTACCTCCTCTTTTTTGAATAAGAGGCCAATGCATGAGTGCCTCAGTCCTAAAATATTGTACTAAAGTGTAAATTACTTCATTTTGATATTGAGCCATGCCTCATGCAGCTTGTAGCTTATTATGTAAGCATCCTCAGGTGTTTGGTGCCCCCTGCTGGAAAACAAGGTGAATTGGTTGTCATGTTTCTTACCTGCTAAgactatttaaatatatatgcgCTTAATAACAGATATAGAATGACTATCTGATGATACTGATACTGCTTTTGTGAACAATGAAATCCACTTTCTAAAAGAGGGGAGACCTTCAGTGACCGTGACACACAGAGCATATGATCAATGATTAATTCAGTGTACCAAATTAAAAGCTGTagtctctgtctccctctgctgGGGCTTTAAAGTCCTGGGCTTTGAGGGCATCTGAAAACCTGATGTTAAGATAAGagaagatattactttattgatcccccgggggggaaattcagttgttacagcaacccagacataagtacaatcaagaaagaagtttcaataagtacaaaataagtacaaaataagtacaaaataaaaataaaacaaaaataaaacaaaataacataaaataaaaataaaaaataaaataaaaataaaataaaaataaaaataagtaaaataaaatagataaatagagctagagtacaatttagatatatacaatgttacaaatggaatttaaattaaatagcagtaattacaggcagtattaaaaaaatgtttcagtagtgacaggttgacatggtgtgattatggttggtaatgacaaattaagcaataaatagaaagaatatttgtatgtaatatgaccatgggttgtagttagaatagtaatgtaatttaacaaaatataatatagcaagataattatataatacagtataacCAAGAAACCAAAAACTTAATcgagttttatttatatagcacctttcatatgaatcaaatgcaacctaaagtgctttgcagcgattgaaaacaagaaagaaactgaaataaaataatggcaagacatgttaaaaaagcaaacatggatttgaaaatggagactaatgcacaccaacaataaaatatgtagaattaaaataagtcaaagcatcaaattaacattaataatataaatagtaaaaataaatacatttaaaatggtaaggataagagttgaaaatacaattatagctaaaaatatcaataaaactgagtagataaataatacCATGGAGATGCTTTATCAATGTTTGTTAAATGGTGTGATGATAACTTCCTTGACCTTAatgtccaaaaaaataaaaaaggatacATACTGTAGAAGGACTGTCCAGAGGTCTTCACCTGAAACTAGCATCATTCATGGTGGAGATGTACAAATTGTTGACTCTTTCAAAGTATCTCAGAACTGTGTTTGACTCTGAACTTCAGTTTGTCAGTCGTAAGTCAACAAAGGATTCAGTTTTTGCAGAAGCTGAACTCTGTTAGTGTTTCGGAGGGCATCCTATCTGGTTTTTATCATTCTTTTATTGaaagtcttttaaaatgttccttcatTTGCTGGTTTATGGATTGTCTGTAAAGGACAGGAACAGTCTGAATCAGACAGTGAAAGTCTGCTCCAGGATTATTGGAGTCCAGCTGAGGGACTTGAGCTCCCTCTGGAGGAAACATGTGGTCCAGAAAGTCAGAGGACTTATAGTGTGGTGGAAAACTACTGAATAAActgttgttctttgtgtttctctgtgtttgtgtaagacTGATAGGAACTGTTGCAGGTGCAATTTCTCCAAAGATTGCAGATGGGGGGTTTGATGGAAACTGGTGCTGGTGAGGAGTTTCTCCAAGGCCGCAAACGGGAGGTTTCCTGTACTCCCATCCTACCTTTCTCACGTACAGCTTGCTTACGTATCCTGTTATGCTCTcttgtgtgtcctgttttttacttagccAATGATCTCTGTTAGACTAGAGGATTCTACCTTTTTTGGAAGAGCTGCCTGTCATATGCCACTCATGTTTTCACTGGTTCATATAACCTACTCTGTTTTCATGCACTTTCAGGGAAGAAGCCTGACTTCGACTGAGAGAAGTTCACTCATTGTCACTGTTTTCTCCCTGTTTGCAATGAGTGTTGATAATAAAGACTCAACAAAAGACAACCAATTGTTTCTCCCTAAGTTAATTTCATCCATCCCACTGACATCATAACCTGAACAAGAAATTGCCATTACAATAGATCAGCCTGGCCACATTCTCCCCTCTGACTTTTCTCTTATGCCCTCTGGGTGGCGCTATCATGCACCCCcgaggaaaacaaacagatactCAAACTCATTTATCCCTTCAGCTATCAGCCTGCTAAATACTGAGAGGTAAACTGGAACTGATTTGTGGCTTATGCTAAATTTGGAGTCTCAGGTGTGTCTTACTTCTTAACGCCTCTTTGAcgttgtatttattgtatttaatgtatttagcTAATCCTGCTGATCTGTTGGCACTGATATGTGAATGTGGTTTTCCATATGTTGCTGTGaatgttttgcatttgtttgtttttgttcccgAATTATTTAGATTGTTTCAATGAGGCAGGGTAAACTGAATTGTCCTTCGGGGATTAATACAGTTGTCTGAGCTGAACTGTActgaaaaaacaaatagttaaaattaataaataataataaaaaaaaataaagtcaatataaaagtaaaaagtagagTAGTAAAAtagttaaaccctacataaaagccaaaCTGAATgaatatgtttaaaagtctcaaatGCTGCTACAAATAACaagatttaaagacacagaggaacTTAAAGCCCTGAGGTGTGCAGGAGTAAATTAGCAACATCTAATTGAAATAGAAACTGATTCCTGATTACATTACGATAAATGATGCACCCAGACTCTGAACTTTATCAAAGCAACATATTTAACAGGAAAACACCAATTCAAGACATTCAAATTTCAAAGTTCATCCTGGATGTCTTCAATTGACCACCAGACACCTCTTTGGatgctcttaaaggtgacatatcatgcaaaattgactttttaatggttctctacctgaaatatgtgtccctggcatgtctacaaaccccccgagaatgaaaaaaatccattctgcccctgttctgatttctccacctttctgtaaatgtgtgtgaaacgagccgtttcagacttcagtgtttttgttacgtaacaacaatatccggtctgtcacagagtcagagctcagcgcttgttcagcccatagactgtataaaataatactgaatcccccctccgtttttcaatacctgcacacatgtgtgctaacaaggagcttaggagggaggcatgctagttgtaggctgtcttaataaacacaaaggtcagttttactccccacgtctgcagatttgaagatctagtggatgatttttatttatcatggataagtgctagcgctagttagcatagctacatagctacatgtcgtagctgtagctgtgtaccaagacacacgtcgacatactgacaaataaaacaacaagaaacacagaatctgtgaccaatccttcagaaaaggtcccgctgcctttctggtagaggtcggttttactccccacgtctgcagatttgaagatctagtggatgatttttatttgtcatggataagtgctagcgctaattagcatagccacatagctacatgttcatagctgtagctgtagctgtgtaccaagacacacgtcgacatactgataaataaaacaacaagaaacactaaatctgtgaccaatccttcagaaaggtcctgctacaggcgcctctccgtcaggatcagattctggatcagattcagagggttgaagtaacgtgatctctgagcagccgtgtttattcagccaacatgtaaacattagatcaacgtgctggacagccgaggcacatccacttcctgagggggcgtggtcagagagaaaacagagtgttctgagcagggctaaagaagagggtttttcaggcagaccaaaatctgatttcaaagtgtttttttgagcataaactttaaagacatgttttggggacctcttagaccaatatatattgatgaaaaaagcgtgatatgtcacctttaaccaaaATACACAATAAATTGGCATTAAACAAGAGATTGCTATTAAAAGTTAAACTAATGTTCAACACTTTCTCAGTTTAATGTAATTTATTGAATTTAAGATCAACTTTCTGTAACATAGAGTCTTTAATGTTTATTAATCTTGTGTTAAATGGAAGCATTAACATCTGTAAGCCCTGAGGCACACTATGACAATTTTACAACATTACCACAAAATCACAaactaaaatgacaaaaaaaagtccaCATCAATAAGatccagagaaaaacaaacatctttaagGTACAgggtgtagaaatgggaatattcagTGGGCAATTCCAGAAAGGacagtggcctttgaggacCAAAAGCTCCTGTGACGTGTGATAAATATGATCCTCCTATTGTTAAGTTTTACCATCAAAATATTATGTTaacaaattattttgtgcacattctgtctctttttcttcctctttttgacCTTAATAGTCTGTCCATTCTGTGCTCTTGTAGAAATAAGacagtgcaagatggcggcctaaGTGGGAGGGGATTTGCCCCTTCATTAGATAGAGAAAGGttcattcagaatcagaatcagaatcagctttattggccaggtatgcttgaacacacaaggatttgacttaggtaaactgtgctctctttgtacaaggcataagaataagacctacaaatgaaaacacaataaaaatataataacaataacatcagctagagatacaaaagaacaacaaataggcctgactaatatgtacaggccaaaataatatgataaagtgcagtggtgagtagcagaggtagtttttacattataaaaaaaaaatagtag encodes the following:
- the LOC117827849 gene encoding stathmin-like, with the protein product MATPEDIKVKELDKRASGQAFEVILASPAPDANFPLSPPKSKEMSLEEIQKKLDAAEERRKNHEAEVLKHLAEKREHEKEVLQKAMEENNNFSKMAEEKLNQKMEANKENRTALMAAMNEKFKEKDKKLEEVRKNKETKEGTSED